A window of Gossypium raimondii isolate GPD5lz chromosome 7, ASM2569854v1, whole genome shotgun sequence genomic DNA:
ACgattttccattttcatctcCAAAAGGCCTATTTCTTCTTGGATCTTAGAAATTTCTTGTTGCATGCTTACAACCTCTTTCTGCAGACGGGTTGACACCCCATCGCCAGCCATTGAAGGGACCGATTGAGGTCTGATACCTTTGTTAGATTACTGAAATCGAACAGAAAtttggggaaagaaaaaggaagaaagagaGGAGAAAAATAGCTGAAAATTTCCTTCTGTTTTCCGATAACTTCCTCCCATGCAGCACATGCATATTtcaatgaaaagtaaacataacAAACAATGACGTGGCATTTTTCAATTAACACCCCAAAACTCACCGTCTAACTAACATCCAAAACTCACCGTTTAACTAATACCCAAAACTCCCCGTTTTCATTAACTTGATTAATTTTAGCTAACACTTTTTCCTGCTATTATTCTAACCCGTAACAGATGATAGGTTGTTTTCTGCCAAGTGCCAACTTCTGTGTCATAATTCAAGTGgctttagtttttaaataagaGAAAGAGTTTTCATCAATAGTTTAATCCATATGGTTAAAATGAAAGCTACTGTCAAAATTGTATACAAACCAGACTTTCTCAACCTGAAATTATCTGTATGGCTGATATACATATACAGCATATATATTGTTTGGTTATAGCTTTAATTTGCTGTGGTTTTCATAATCGTCGTCAGTAACCAAGCTGGGAAATTGACTATGGCATGTGCCCATCACATCACCTAGCACTAAGTTGGAACCGTCAACCTAAATTAGCCTGAAGAACCACGGCAGCACCCTTAATTAGAAAAACCATCAGTATTGGTGTGCGGTAATGTTAGTCTCGATCCTTTGaatccctttatttttatttttattttctctcaaattgaTTAGTATATTACCATATCTGTATGCAAACTTTTTTTAAGCGCATTTCCCTGAGTTTGTGCTGCTTCCATGATCTTTATCTTGACAATGAGTGCCAAAGGTCTCTTCTCTCCTCTTTGCTTAGGAAAATATCCACTTGGCATAAAAGACAACAACCAAAACCATATCGTGTTTGCATTTACTAATATAAACCATAAAGCAAATGACGTTCAGCTAAAAGGTGATCGAATTTTTTTAGGCCATCTCCTGTATATCTCCTTTAATTTAAGGACAACTGGCAAGTGTTTTTTACTATTGGAATTTACCTACCGAAACTCGGATATGCTTTTAAGTTATTAGGGGCTTCTCATGTATAAATATGTGCTTTACAATGGCGTTTAGTCCATATCAGTATATCAGTGTAGACAAGTAGGGAAACAAAAATAGTGAGAGGCACACCAGTAGACCAGACAGCCTGATAAGCTctactttattttcaacatgGCAAAGAAAGCTTCTAGCAGATTGGAATGGAGGATAAATGTGCCTGATGGGACATCGAAGGTGTTAGAGCCTGAATCTGGAGCAGTAGGCAAAATATGGGTAGGATTAAAAGGTTGTATGGGAATAATAGTTTTGAAAGTTTGGAGGGTTTTGGAGAATGCATGGCATATAGGAGTTGCAGACCCTAGAAAGGTAATCCATTGTATCAAAGTGGGACTGGCACTGTCTATTGTATCACTTTTTTACTACATGAGGCctttatatgatgattttggaGGGAATGCTATGTGGGCAGTAATGACGGTGGTGGTTGTTTTCGAATACACTGTGGGTTAGTCTTCAAGGCCTCTCAGCACTTTTCACTTCATGTTGTTTACCTTATTGAACTTgattcactcttttttttttttttttttttccattgcAGGCGCCACATTTTATAAATGCATTAACCGAGTTATAGCAACTTTTCTAGCGGGTGCACTTGGTGTTGGTATTCACCTGGTGGCTGAACAGTCAGGAGATCAATTGAAACCCATAATTCTTGGGATCTCGGTTTTTCTCTTCGGtaagtaaaattaaagtaaCATGCCAAGAAATTAAATTCACTTTCTTTCTCAGCTCAAAGTTTCAagatatttgttgttgttgttgttgttgttgttgtcggTATGCAGCTTCAGCAGCAACTTTCTCAAGGTTTATCCCATCGGTTAAAGCCCGTTTTGATTATGGTGCTATGATCTTCATCCTCACCTTCAGCTTGGTCTCAGTTTCTGGCTACCGAGTGGTGGAGTTGTTTGAGTTGGCTCATCAGAGGTTATCCACAATTGCCATTGGAACTTCCTTGTGCATCCTTGTAACCATGTTGTTCTGTCCCGTCTGGGCCGGCTGTGAGCTTCACCATCTAATTCATCAAAACATGGAAAAGCTTGCTGATTCCTTAGATGGtaagtttaaaaagaaaagaatcatTGCCAAATGAGATTATGTATCGGAACATAGATTGAAACTATAATTTTCTTTGTCAAACTAATTGCAGGATGTGTGACTGAATACTTCAAAGAGAATGGAAGTGAGAAGGATTTAAACAAGAAGATGCAAGGCTATAAATGTGTGCTTAATTCCAAGGCAGCCGAAGAATCTATGGTAGAATGTTATTAATGGGATTAATGTTTCGTTTCCTTGTGCTTGAAGTTGAACCTTCAATATGAATTTGACAGGCCAATTTCGCTAGATGGGAACCAACACATGGTCGGTTCAACTTTAGACATCCTTGGAAACAATACCTCAAAATCGGGGCTTCATTGCGCAACTGTGCCTACTGCATCGAGACTCTAAATAGTTGCATCAGCTCAGAAATTCAGGTCAGAATCATAGCTGATCAAAAGAACTCGTAAAGATTTCAAACAAAAATGggatatatatacttaaaggTTAAACTATTTGCTTGTGTAAATGGATATAGGCACCTCCATGTTTAAGGAAACATTTCAGTAATAAGTGCATGAAAGCAAGCTCCTACTCCATCAATGTCTTGAAGGAACTGGTAATAACAATCGTGAAGATGAAAAAGTCGTCCAACATAGATGTCAAAGTTGCAGAGATGAACTTTGCAGTAGAAGAACTTGTGGGTGCATTGAAATCTTTGCCGACGACCCACTTTATTGCAACAACAACAGGAGAGGAATCAACCAAAGCCAAAGCGGAGGGGGTTGAAGGCAGTGAACATCCTAGTCCAATCATGAAGGTCCTTCCACTAGTGAAGGTGGTTTCAATGATGGTGGAAATTGCAACAAGAATAGGGGGAGTTGTTAATGCAGTAGAAGAGCTGGCGAGACTTGCAGAATTCAAGGCTGCAAAGGATGGGAAACCCAAGCAAAACCAACCTACGGACAAACTTGTTGCAGATCATTGAAATAGTTAAACCATCTAAACGACCAAACCTTGAAGTTTGAGTTGGATTGTAATTTGAAAAAACTCGTGtcaaaaaaattagtaaaatttattagaaagtaagaattattaatcaaataataatagtgCAGCTAAAGTAGACACTGAAAAATAAAGTgtaaatagtgaatttttggtgaggattaaattgaattttagcaaaaatacgaggattaaaatgtaaatagaacataaaaggaaaaggataaggataattttaagttttaacattttCCATCAAATCCTACTtgaatttcattgaaaattcatgaaatttagtTAGCTTTGATATACAAAAGTCATCCAAAAGTGATTTATCTACaagaattagaattgaaaatgaAGAAAGGAGTAAATGGAGGCGAATCATGGAGAAGCTAAAGGGtaagtaatttaaataatttctgCTTCATtttaagtaaagaaattattatatgtaaattataagttttatatttatatcttaaattaatttgtatattaaattgatatgtTGAATGGGTGGTGATGAATGAATAATGGATGAGAATTTGTGTTTGATTTATGGTatgaataatgaaaatgaaaacgcactacaactttataaaaagtttattttagtttttatttaatttttcgtctaTTTTATCTCTTGAACTTGCGTTTTTTTGTCTAACCACCCAAAAATAGATGGAcaagttaacatttgttaactttacTAATGTGGCATACACCTGGATGACACataagcatttaattaattttaaaaaatttaaaatatttttttataatttttttaccttttactttttaaaaataattttttcatttttaaattctaaaaaattaattaaatgttgacatcTCATCCATGTTCTAGTGGTGAACAGGTACACCTTATGGTGAATTCAGGCTCTACGGAGCGACACATTGAAAGAGGTTTACTAACTCTCTAGATTCAAAAGTCCATTGTTAGTCATGCCATGATCCAGTGGTGAATAGGTACGCCTTATGGTGAATTGAAGTCTACTAAGATAGCAAACAGGGAAGCCTATCAGGGTATAAAAGGAGAAGTCACTATATGACTCGCGTGGCGAACAGTCTGACATAATGATCATGACACGTCTGAAAACGCTAGCATGCGTGCTATAAGAATGCCAACCAATATGTGAAGACAGAAGGAATAAATGAATGCGCCTTGAGCAAGATTATATGGGGTTAAAGGGGAATTTTCCTTCTAGTTATTCTCGAATAAGCATCCGCCATTAAGAGTCCACTAGAGGAAGTGGACAAGCCAACCTAGGTTAAGAGGAAACAAAACGATTTATAGGTCTTACTTTTAAAGGTTTATTTGCAAAGAAATCACTAGAAAAGTGGGAAGTCCGCCAATGACTATATTGGAAGGAATGTCCGCCAGTGACTGACTGATTGATAAAATCCGCCAGGGATTAACAAAGAAAGAGGACGTCTGTCAGGACTATCTAGTGTTGGGAAGACCACTTAGGGCTATCTAATATAGAAGTCCGCCAAGGACAATCTAAGGATGGGATAGTTCGTTGGGGACTAGCTGTTGTTGGGAATATCTTGTCAGATGGTCTGAAGTGGTAAAGTTCTATGGAACTACTTACTAGTACAAGTATGCAAGGAAAAATGGGAGCTTAACTATCAGTCATATCTCATATTCAAGGGCCACAAATAAAGATATTAGTAAATGAGTCTTCTTAAGATAAGGGTATATGAACAGGCTAAGTCATAAAAAGGTAATTGTTGAGATAATATGGTATGTCTATATTGTGTTCGGTATGGAACGAAAGGATCATGGAAGAATCCGCCATTGTGGCGAGACATTTTCATGTCCGCCAATAGTTGACGACAATCCGCATAGTTGTGTATATGGTTATCTCATGATGAGTCAAAATCAGGAAGGTAAAATGGAAGTTTGAGATGAAGCTAGATAATGTTAAGTCCTAGAAAAAAAAGGTTGTGTGAAATAGTACACTTACAACTAAATCAGTCGATATGTTCCGCCAACAATTAGTTCAGAGAACGCATGGGCATTGGCTACGCCAGTCAAACAGTGGAATCTTTTAAAACACTCAAGGAGTTTTAATTTTGTGCACTAACTCTtatttactcaaaatttgagagtCTTTTATGAAAACTGTTACACAAAATTTCACTAAGTTTATCTGAACTTAAGAATGTATTGTTTTGTATGCAGGGCCAATGAATGACTCGAGGGTCGTGTGGAGGGACCAAGCCATACACCATCAGGCCCACACGAGTGGCGTTGTAGCTATAACATATGTATAGAGAGGCACCCTCAGAGGTTATGTCTCAAGGGTTTTATTAAGTGTACTAATGTTGAAGTCTTAAGTTGTAATTCAGTTCATACTTAGTAAGGCAAATATGATTGTAAGAATCTTAGTGATTGTAGAAAGTTCATTTGAAGTTAGTATTCAAACGTAGTGATATTTAAAAGATTAGAGTGGCGTCATGTGGTAAATATGGGATTACAAGTTGGCGTTGTCTAAGTCTATAAATAAAGCAAGTAAGAAAGATTGTTAAGTAACAAGGGTTAATTGTGACActtggtgtaacacccctaattcATATCCgacgccagaacagggttacagagcattaccgaacttataacttaaacaatcatacatttcataatcaattatcattcaaatcaaaatccattcaaatacattcatacaatccatgttacgagccctcgaggccccaaATAGACATTGAAAGTGGTTTGGGACTAAACCGAGtattcaagaaatttttagaaaaaacattgaaatttttcaaagtgtaaggacacacgcccgtatggccaggccgtgtgttaggccatgtGAAAATTGgagggtatactgacttgtgccacacggccaagctacacgcccgtgtgctaggccgtgtgaagctaCTGACTTGCTTTCTAAGAAAattacaggggacacacgaacATGTCACTTGGCcgtatgtcacacacggctgagacacatacCCGTATCTctaaaataggtcatttttcaagacatatttctcacccaaattggtgTAAAcctatacacatcaaaatacatgaaaCCATGGTATAAATAGGCACTCAAGTccaaccaatatcaagtttataacatGTACATTCACACCATAATATGATATCTATAAACACATTCATTTGACcactttaaaacataccaaacataattcaaaggttacctaaatggtcaattacatatatgagacattgtgcctaaaacttaACATACATAATCATCTCCATTTCAACCAATTAATGCCAAACACAATTTCACAAGCAAGGCATTCATATAGCAGCCATACACCACATATCAAAGGACCATTtgaacatatatacatatcaaaatatgtgACCACCTTACAAGCCATCTCAAATggccaaaacacaacaagacatataggctacattagccaaaacaactatacatgccatttaaccaaaatatacaaagtccaaaataccaaaatgagaGTTTGATAGTGCAACACGATCTCCGACAAATTCTAAACCGAGCGAGCTtctgaatcactataaaacacgaaaattaaAACAGACTAaacaattaagcttagtaagttcgtatggctAATAAATACAACTTACCATTCATCCACAGTTTAGATAAGCATAATTAAACATAGGTAAATTTCAATTGGCCTAAAGCCTAACACATAATCACAATCATGTTAGTCATGTGtgaatacatcaaatataaattacttTTCGTATTTCA
This region includes:
- the LOC105795786 gene encoding aluminum-activated malate transporter 10 — its product is MAKKASSRLEWRINVPDGTSKVLEPESGAVGKIWVGLKGCMGIIVLKVWRVLENAWHIGVADPRKVIHCIKVGLALSIVSLFYYMRPLYDDFGGNAMWAVMTVVVVFEYTVGATFYKCINRVIATFLAGALGVGIHLVAEQSGDQLKPIILGISVFLFASAATFSRFIPSVKARFDYGAMIFILTFSLVSVSGYRVVELFELAHQRLSTIAIGTSLCILVTMLFCPVWAGCELHHLIHQNMEKLADSLDGCVTEYFKENGSEKDLNKKMQGYKCVLNSKAAEESMANFARWEPTHGRFNFRHPWKQYLKIGASLRNCAYCIETLNSCISSEIQAPPCLRKHFSNKCMKASSYSINVLKELVITIVKMKKSSNIDVKVAEMNFAVEELVGALKSLPTTHFIATTTGEESTKAKAEGVEGSEHPSPIMKVLPLVKVVSMMVEIATRIGGVVNAVEELARLAEFKAAKDGKPKQNQPTDKLVADH